Proteins from a genomic interval of Petrotoga miotherma DSM 10691:
- a CDS encoding MnhB domain-containing protein produces MKKYIVLTLTIIIFFVLGLNLKVGDMKSFYESSEILTENGSINMVSAIVLDYRIYDTFFEILVFTVVIIGISEFIGKIPTVASDDQQIIYDTPIIKVITPIIFQIIVLISLYIAITGHIAPGGGFAAGTILGTGFLAVSLVRPTDEIENLFVKSKIEKLKMLVPLFIIIYGLLGYTWGDTIFSNFHLNGYPGELASGGSAILLNFLIYFEVFGGSWTILYRFLKHKGLL; encoded by the coding sequence TTGAAAAAGTACATTGTTTTAACCTTGACAATCATAATTTTCTTCGTTCTTGGATTAAATTTAAAAGTTGGAGATATGAAAAGTTTCTATGAATCTTCTGAAATCCTTACCGAAAATGGATCGATTAATATGGTTTCTGCTATTGTTCTTGATTATAGGATATACGACACCTTTTTTGAAATATTAGTTTTTACGGTGGTAATCATTGGTATTTCCGAATTTATAGGGAAAATTCCAACGGTTGCTTCCGACGACCAACAGATAATATACGATACACCAATCATAAAGGTTATAACTCCAATAATTTTTCAAATAATAGTCTTAATCTCTCTTTATATTGCGATAACCGGGCATATAGCCCCTGGTGGTGGATTTGCTGCAGGTACTATTCTAGGAACAGGTTTTCTTGCTGTTTCCCTGGTTAGACCAACGGATGAAATAGAAAACTTGTTTGTAAAATCTAAAATCGAGAAGCTAAAAATGTTGGTTCCTTTATTCATAATAATATACGGTTTATTAGGATATACTTGGGGAGATACAATTTTTTCTAATTTCCATCTAAATGGATATCCCGGGGAGCTGGCTAGTGGAGGGTCTGCCATTTTACTAAACTTTTTAATTTATTTCGAGGTTTTTGGTGGATCATGGACTATTCTGTATAGATTTTTAAAACATAAGGGGTTATTATGA
- a CDS encoding complex I subunit 5 family protein, which yields MILLVSLIPISFGILTYIFKRKTTILVTISYILTFLFLAIFQEGSFVIGNYSALKGIEFTFDFTIKFLLILFNVFSLITFFRIYKNYDHVFFSLWLLLTGSVNGFFMSRDFFNIYVHLELASILTFLLLSYDKNEIRIWAALKYMMMSLVALNFYLIGVGILYSNSGTLNLNYNLLNGINTFAFSFILTGLLTKGGLFFLSGWLPDAHTEAVKGISPILSGMIVKLPLFIIYLLTPSLPNELKNFLYYFAVITAILASIFTLLQYDIKKFMAYSTMTQMSYGLMVILLQPSLFPYFIVFHMFTKGFLFMIAEDIYEKNGTKNLKELQDSQISLDTFFLLFFLLMNLGGLFPFSLYIFKDNLSLSYFLEINIFIFGMYFYKLLSTFKVKKKKFEYKYWYMFFFAILNVVYITYYFATITSNLSILKILTGYLLFAAGILSFLLLRKKVALPSIDIYSFENSFIYQISFLLFALLMEM from the coding sequence ATGATTCTACTTGTATCTTTAATACCAATATCTTTCGGCATACTGACTTATATTTTTAAAAGAAAAACCACCATACTGGTGACAATTTCGTATATACTAACTTTCTTATTTCTTGCTATTTTTCAAGAAGGTTCATTTGTAATAGGAAACTATTCCGCACTTAAAGGTATCGAATTCACCTTTGACTTTACTATTAAGTTCTTACTTATTTTATTCAATGTTTTCTCTTTAATAACCTTTTTTAGAATCTATAAAAATTATGATCATGTGTTTTTCTCACTTTGGCTTCTATTGACAGGAAGTGTAAACGGTTTCTTTATGAGTAGAGATTTTTTCAACATATACGTTCATTTGGAGCTCGCCTCTATATTAACCTTTCTTTTATTATCATACGATAAGAATGAAATAAGAATATGGGCAGCTTTGAAGTACATGATGATGAGCTTAGTAGCCTTAAATTTCTATTTGATAGGGGTAGGAATTCTTTATTCAAATTCAGGTACCTTGAATCTAAATTACAACCTTTTAAATGGAATTAATACCTTTGCTTTCAGTTTTATCCTAACAGGGTTGTTAACTAAAGGCGGACTATTTTTTCTTTCTGGATGGTTACCCGATGCCCACACGGAGGCTGTAAAAGGAATCTCTCCTATATTATCAGGTATGATCGTTAAACTTCCTTTATTTATAATTTATTTACTCACACCATCTTTACCCAATGAACTTAAAAATTTTCTGTACTATTTCGCAGTTATAACTGCTATTTTGGCATCCATATTTACGTTGCTACAATACGATATCAAAAAATTTATGGCTTATTCTACAATGACTCAGATGAGTTATGGGCTGATGGTTATTCTACTCCAACCTTCTCTTTTCCCATATTTTATAGTTTTTCATATGTTCACCAAAGGATTTTTATTCATGATAGCCGAAGATATATACGAGAAAAACGGTACAAAAAATCTAAAAGAACTACAAGATTCACAAATATCCTTAGATACATTTTTTTTGCTTTTTTTCTTGCTCATGAACCTAGGAGGATTGTTCCCCTTTAGCCTTTATATCTTCAAGGATAATTTATCTTTATCCTATTTTTTAGAGATAAACATTTTTATCTTCGGAATGTACTTTTATAAATTATTAAGCACCTTTAAAGTGAAGAAGAAAAAATTTGAATACAAGTACTGGTATATGTTCTTCTTCGCAATTTTAAACGTTGTATATATAACTTATTATTTTGCAACCATCACTTCTAACTTATCTATTTTAAAAATTTTGACTGGATATTTGCTGTTTGCTGCAGGGATTCTATCGTTCTTATTGTTAAGAAAAAAGGTAGCCTTACCTTCAATAGACATATACAGTTTTGAGAACAGTTTTATCTATCAAATATCATTTTTATTGTTTGCTTTGCTAATGGAAATGTAG
- a CDS encoding FAD-dependent protein: MKKMAIIGFGAASIGFLKGLQEEKKINHYNIDIYEKGDNLEGAGFGGLKYDGKLFISKEMGGDLVIPLNIQKKVVEYYLTKSGLAKLDKDKKLELSNKLEKGESFENEELYKKFYDADFEPVRSHFFHLGTELLIETVKNIFEEFSKFNNINFIFGEEVIKVIPGPEVVVVTSNGTEKAYDKVAVAVGRRGHKLVSDMVKDHPDLVLSNDKVDLGVRFELPNHIVDYLNKEMYEFKIRLKTKTGYIVRTFCNNPGGEVTLESYDDFLTVNGHANTNKKTTNTNFAILVTHSFTQPFNDPVGYGSYIAKLSNILAGGDKVILQCYEDFKGSKRTKKLGRVEPTLDPKHFILGDLNLALPRRTIESIIDFLERLETVVRGVTYPDNLLYGAEVKFYANKINNDFFGNVKIIGDCSGWTRSITYATSHGYLIAKEF; the protein is encoded by the coding sequence ATGAAAAAAATGGCTATTATAGGTTTTGGCGCAGCATCTATCGGTTTCCTAAAAGGACTGCAAGAAGAGAAAAAGATAAATCACTACAATATTGATATTTATGAAAAAGGAGATAATTTAGAAGGTGCGGGATTCGGCGGTTTGAAATACGATGGAAAATTATTCATTTCAAAAGAAATGGGTGGAGACTTAGTTATCCCTTTGAATATTCAAAAGAAAGTTGTGGAATATTATCTCACAAAATCTGGTTTAGCAAAGTTAGATAAGGATAAAAAATTAGAACTGTCGAATAAATTAGAAAAAGGAGAATCTTTTGAAAACGAAGAGCTATATAAAAAGTTCTATGATGCCGATTTTGAACCCGTAAGATCTCACTTTTTTCATCTGGGTACAGAACTACTAATAGAAACCGTAAAAAACATTTTTGAAGAATTTTCAAAATTTAATAACATTAATTTTATATTTGGTGAAGAAGTTATTAAAGTTATTCCTGGTCCAGAGGTTGTTGTAGTAACAAGTAATGGTACTGAAAAAGCCTATGACAAGGTTGCTGTTGCCGTTGGCAGAAGAGGTCACAAATTAGTATCGGATATGGTCAAAGATCACCCGGATTTAGTCTTATCAAATGATAAGGTTGATCTTGGTGTCAGATTTGAACTTCCTAATCATATAGTGGACTACCTAAACAAAGAGATGTACGAATTCAAAATTAGGCTAAAAACCAAAACCGGCTATATTGTGAGAACTTTTTGCAACAATCCTGGCGGAGAGGTTACTTTGGAGAGTTACGATGACTTTTTAACGGTTAATGGACATGCTAACACTAACAAAAAGACTACCAACACTAATTTTGCAATTTTGGTTACTCATTCATTCACTCAGCCTTTCAACGACCCTGTAGGTTATGGTTCTTATATCGCAAAGCTTTCCAATATCCTTGCTGGTGGAGACAAGGTTATACTTCAATGTTACGAAGATTTTAAAGGTTCAAAAAGGACGAAAAAATTAGGGCGAGTCGAACCAACATTAGATCCTAAACACTTTATTTTGGGAGATTTGAATCTAGCTCTCCCCAGACGTACTATCGAATCAATAATTGATTTTTTGGAACGATTAGAAACAGTCGTAAGAGGGGTTACTTACCCCGATAATCTTTTATATGGAGCAGAGGTTAAATTTTATGCAAATAAGATAAACAATGATTTCTTTGGAAACGTAAAAATAATTGGAGACTGTAGCGGATGGACCCGTTCGATAACTTATGCTACAAGTCATGGATACCTAATCGCAAAAGAGTTTTAA
- a CDS encoding cation:proton antiporter subunit C, producing the protein MNIFYILTLSIILIGLFGIIVKKDLILIFINLGVFQGGIVLFFVLLAYDANSPIISTHLQSYADPLIHSFLLTVIVIGFANLALMLVFAMILSSKFKTLEVDEIEKKVKKK; encoded by the coding sequence ATGAATATTTTCTATATCCTGACCTTATCAATAATACTTATTGGCTTATTTGGAATTATCGTAAAGAAAGATCTTATCTTAATATTTATTAACCTCGGGGTATTCCAAGGGGGAATAGTTCTTTTTTTTGTTCTTTTAGCCTATGATGCAAATTCACCTATCATCAGCACACATCTACAAAGTTACGCAGACCCACTCATACATTCTTTTCTACTTACCGTTATAGTAATTGGATTTGCAAATTTGGCATTAATGTTAGTTTTTGCAATGATATTATCTTCCAAATTCAAGACCCTTGAGGTTGACGAAATTGAAAAGAAAGTCAAGAAAAAATAA